Genomic window (Desulfovibrio legallii):
GCCCCGGAAGCGGTGCTGCTGGAAAAGACCTGCCCGGAGCACGGCCTCTTCCGCGTGCCCGTCTGGCGGGACGGCGGGCCGCGCCGACAGGGCGCCGCAGGCAGCGCCCTGCCCGTCTTTGAAACCTGGACCAGGCCCAAGAGCCCCTCCTATCCGCGCGCGCCGCGCACGCCCACGGTCTACGGCTGCCCCTTTGACTGCGGCCTCTGCCCGGAGCACGCCCAGCACACCTGCACGGGCCTGCTGGAAGTGACCCTGCGCTGCAACCTGGCCTGCCCCGTGTGCTATGCCGACGGCGGCACGGCCACGGCCCCGCCGGACCCCGATCTGGCCTGTCTGGCCGCCCAGCTGGACGTGCTGGCTAGGGCCTCCGGCCCCTGCAACGTGCAGCTTTCCGGCGGCGAGCCCACCGTGCGGGAGGATCTGCCCGCCATCGTGGCCCTGGCCCGCGCGCGCGGCTTCGGCCTGGTGCAGCTCAACACCAACGGCCTGCGCCTGGCAGAACCAGGCTATGCCCAGCGCCTGCAGGAGGCGGGCCTGGATTCCGTTTACCTCCAGTGGGACGGCGTGAGCGAAGCAACCTTCCGCACCCTGCGCGGCCGGGACTGCCTGGAGTTCAAGCGCGCGGCCGTGCGGGCCTGCGGCGCGGCGGGCCTGGGCGTGGTGCTGGTGGCCACAGTGGTGCGCGGCGTCAACGATGCCGAGCTGGGCGACCTGCTGCGCCTGGCCCTGGCGCTGGGCCCCACGGTGCGCGGCCTGCACGTGCAGCCCGCGGCCTTTTTCGGCCGCTACCCCTGGTCCCTGGGCGCAGCCCCGCGCTGCACCCTGCCCGAAGTCATGGCTGCCCTGGCCGCCCAGGCCCCGGAGCTGGTCAACGCCGCGCAGTTCCATCCCCCTGGCTGCGAAAACGAGCTCTGCTCCTGCAGCGCCGTATACCGCCGCAGCGCCGACCCCGACGGCCGCCCCGGCCTGCAATGGCTGGGACAGGGCGGTTCCTGCTGCACGCCTGCTGCGGCGGGCGCTTCCTCCGCCGAGTCCGCCCCCGCCGTTTCGCCGAAGGCGCTGCCGTTCGTGCCCCCGTCAGCGGAGGAAGGCGCGCGCAAAGCCAAACAGTTCGTGGCCTTGCACTGGAAAGGGGCAGGAGCCCCGGCCGCCGCCGTTGCGGGCCAACCGGCTGCCGCCGCGCCGCAAATCCCCGCGCCGCACAACCCGGACGCGGGCCGCGCCGCCCTCGCGCAGGATTCCTTCAGCCGCTTCCTGGCCCAGGCTGGGGTGGAGCAGCGTTTCACGCTCTCCAGCATGGCCTTTCAGGACGCCCTCAGCCTGGATGTGGCCCGGGTGCGCGGCTGCTGCATCCACGTTCTGCGCCCCGACGGCCGCATGATCCCCTTCTGCCTGCACAACCTCACGGCGGCCGACGGCACGCGCCTCTACAAGGTGGGGCCGTGAGCAACGGGCCCGCGCCGTCCCTGACCCCAGGCGGCCTCCCGGCTACGGCCTGTCCTCTGGACGCCTGGCTGGCCGCGGCTTGCGGCGCCCGCAGCCTGGCCGAGCTGCCCCGGGCCCTGCGCGCGGCCCAGGATAGCGCCCTGCGCCGTCAGCTGGCCCAGGCCCGGCGTTCGGCTTTTTACGGCCCACGCCTGGCGGGTCTGGATCCGGACGCGCTGACCGCGGACGATCTGCCCCGCCTGCCCTTCACCACCCCGGCGGATCTGCGGCGCTGGGAGGATTTTCTCTGTGTCTCGCTGGGCGCGGTGCAGCGCATGGTCACCCTGCGCACTTCAGGCACCACGGGCGCGCCCAAACGCCTGGCCTTCACCAGGGGCGATCTTGACCGCACGCGGGAATTTTTCGCCGTGGGCATGCGCCAGCTGATCCGGTCCGGGGAACGCCTGGCCGTGCTGCTGCCCGGCGCGGACCGCCCCGACGGCGTGGCCGACGTCATGCGGCAGGCCCTGGCCCCGGCTGTGGACGTGCGCACCCCGCCGGCAGACCTCCTGGCCGGGGCCTCCGGCCCCTGGGCGGCCGCCGAAGGCCTGGCCCGCTGGCTCGGCGCGCAACGCGCCCACGCCCTCATCGCCATGCCCGGCCAGCTTGCCGCCCTGCTGCACAGATTTTCGCAAGGCGGGCCGCCCGGCCTGCGCGGCGTGCTCTCCAGCGCCGAACCCCTGGACCCCGTGCTGCGCCATTTGCTGCGCACGGTCTGGCAGTGCGAGGTGCTGGACCACTACGGCCTTACGGAAACGGCTTACGGCGGCGCAGTGGAATGCCCGGCCCACAACGGCTGCCACCTCCGCTCCCTGGACCTTCTCGTGGAAATTGTGGACCCCTGCGGCACGGACGTCCTGCCCCTGGGCGAAGAAGGCGAAATCGTCCTCACCACCCTCCAGCGCGAGGCCATGCCCCTTATCCGCTACCGCACGGGCGACCTGGCCTGCCTGCTGCCCGGGCCCTGCGCCTGCGGCAGCCCCCTGCCTCGCCTGGGCCATGTGCGCGGCCGCCTGGAGCGCCGCCAGGGCCGCGTCTGCGTGGTGCGCCCCCAGAAAGGCGCTGGAGGGGAGTAGGGGGTGTCTGCGTAAACTTTTCCCTCCTCAGGCAAGGCGCCGGGCGTACCCTGGGTCGCCATGCCCGCAGGGCAGACCAGCCTGCGGCCTGCACAGCCGCGCGGCGCAGGGGCTGTGGACAAAACGGGCGGCCGGCGGCTACAAAAAACACCGTACCCAGACCCTTTCACCCAGGCAGGTTCCATGAAGATCGTCATCGCGCCCGATTCCTACAAAGAAAGCCTCTCGGCCCAGCAGGCGGCGGAGGCTGTTGCCGAAGGCTTCCGTCAGGTTCTGCCTCTGGCCCGCTATGTGCTGCTGCCCATGGCCGACGGCGGCGAAGGCACGGTGGACGCCCTCATCGCCGCCACCGGGGGCCGCAAAATTCCCGTGGCCGTAACCGGACCCTTGGGAGAAGAAGTAGAGGCCTTTTTCGGCCTCAGCGGCGACGGCCAGACGGCCGTAGTGGAAATGGCCGCCGCCAGCGGTCTGGCCCTGGTGCCGCCCGCGCAGCGCAACCCCTTGCGCACCACTACCTACGGCACAGGGCAACTCATCGCCGCGGCCCTGGAAAGCGGCGCACGCCGTCTTATCCTGGGCATCGGCGGCAGCGCCACCACCGACGGCGGCGCGGGCATGCTCCAGGCCCTGGGCGTGCGCCTGCTGGACGCCGCAGGCAAAGACATAGCAGGCACGGGCGCGGGCCTGGCTCTTCTGGACCGACTGGACGCGAGCGGCCTGGACCCCCGTCTGGCCCGGGCGACTCTGGACGTGGCCTGCGATGTGGACAACCCCCTCTGCGGCCCACGCGGGGCCGCCGCCGTATTCGGCCCTCAGAAAGGCGCGGACCAGGAGATGGTGGCCCGGCTGGACGCCAACCTGGAGCGCTTTGCCCGCATCCTGCGCCGCGACCTGGGCGCGGACGTGGCCCAGCTGCCCGGCGCGGGCGCGGCCGGGGGCATGGGCGCGGCCATGCTGGGCGTGCTGCGCGCCCGCTTGCGCCCCGGCGTGGATATCGTCATGGAAGCCGTGAACCTGGAAGAAGCCGTGCGCGACGCGGATCTGGTCGTCACCGGCGAAGGCCGCATGGACGGCCAGACCGCGTTTGGCAAAACCCCCGTGGGCGTGGCCAGGGTGGCCAAACGCCACGGCTGCCCCGTCATCGGCATTGCCGGCTGCCTTCTGCCCGATGTGACCGCCGTGTACAGCCGCGGCATCGACGCCGTGTTCAGCGTCCTCTGCCGCCCCTGCGGCCTGGAGGACGCCCTGCGCGAAGGCGCGGCCAACCTGCGCTTCGCCGCGCGCAACATCGCCGCGCTCTTTGCCCTGCGGGGGTAAGGAGATGGTCTTTGGCGCAAGGACGCGAGGGCGAACCTTTGGGGGCGCAAAGGCCGGCGCTTGCGGGATTCTGGCAGGTTGCGGCTGTCGGGTTTGCGAGGGTTGCGCGCAGCCGGCAAGGGCCGCGCACAGTGGAGGCGGGGCGGTATGAAAGAAACTGAACTGGCGGCGCGGGGCCTCATCCTGGCCGCGGGCGAGGCCAGCCGCATGGGGCGGGTCAAGGCGCTTTTGCCCTTGCCGCTGGCTGGAGAGGCGGGGCGAGAAGGCGGCGCAGCGAGTCCCCTGGCCCTGCTGGCCGCAACCTTCCGCCAGGCGGGCGTTGCGGATGTCACCGTGGTCACGGGCCGACACGCGGCTAGCGTGGAGCCCGCCGCCCGAACCCTGGGCCTGGCCGTGGCGCGCAACCCCGCGCCGGAACAAGGCATGTTCTCTTCCGTACAGACGGGCCTGCGGGCCTTGCTGGCCGCAGGGGGCGCGGGCCCTGTCCTGGTCATCCCTGTGGACGTGCCCCTGGTGCGGCCCCTGACCCTGCGGGCCCTGCTGACCGCCGCCGCCCAGAGCCCGGAGGCCGTGCACCTGCCCACTTTTGCCGGGAAGGAGGGGCATCCGCCTTGCATTCCCGCCGCCGCGCTGCCCGCGCTGGCGGCCTATGCGGGGCCGGACGGCCTGCGCGGCGCGTTGGCCGCCCTGCCGTGCCGCCGCGTGCCCGTGCCCGACGCCGCCATGCTGGAAGATATGGACACCCCCCAGGACTACGCCCGCCTGCGGGCGCTGGCCCCCCTGCGCGCGGCCCTGAGCCCGGAGGAAACCTGGGAGCTGCTGCGGCTGCGCGCCGTGCCGGAAAAAGGCCTGCGCCACGCCCGCGCTGTGGGGCAGGTGGCCTGCGCCCTGGCCGAGGCTTTGCTGGCCGCCCGCAGGGCTGCGCCCACTGCGGGCGCAGCCCTGCGCCCGGACCTGGCCCTGGCCGGCGGCCTGGCGCACGACATAGCCAAAGGCCAGGCCCGTCACGAAGCCGCCGGGGCCGCTTTGCTGGAATCCCTGGACCTGCCGGACCTGGCTGCCCTGGTGCGGGACCACCGCGACCTGAGCCTGCCCGACGCCCAGCCCGTAACGGAGCGGGAACTGGTCTATCTGGCGGACAAATATTGCTGGGGCGGGCAATTTGTGCCCGTAGCGCAACGTTTTGGTCAGAAGCTGGAGGCCTTTGCCGGGGATGCTGCGGCCTGCGCGGCCATCCGGGGCCGGCTGGGCCGCGCCCAGGCCCTGGAAGCCAGACTGGCCCGTGAGCTGGGCCGCGCCCCGGCGGCCATTGCGCAGGAGACGCTGGCGAGGTTGGGGAAGGCCATGCCCGGCTGCGGCGGAGCGGCAGGGCCCGCAACGGAGGGCAGCGGCCGCGCGGAGGCCTCTGCACAGGCTTTCGGCGCGGCGCGGGACAAAACAGCCGGGGAGAACCGGGCATGAGCGCCTCCGGCGCGGGCGGCGTCTGGCTGGCGCGCCACGGCGCCCTGCCCCCCAATCCGGAACGGCGCATGGTGGGCGCGCGCGACATTCCCCTGAGCCCCTTGGGCCGGGCGCAGGCTGCGGCCCTGGGGCGCGAATTGCCGCCCGCCCTGGCGCGATCCCTGCGGGCCGTAATTTGCTCGGATTTGCGGCGTTGCCGCGAAAGCGCGGCTTTGCTCATGGCGGCCGCCGTCTGGCCCGCCGGGCCGCCGCCCTTGCATCCGGAACCGGATTTGCGGGAAATCTGCCTGGGCGCCTGGGAAGGCCTTACCCAGGCCGAAATTGCCGCCCGCTTCCCCGGCGCGTGGGAAGCCCGCGGGGCCCGGATGGCCGGTTACGCGCCCCCCGACGGGGAGAGCTTCGCCCAGGTGCAGGCCCGCGCCCTCAGGGCCCTGCGCCGCTGGCGCAAGCGCTGCCCTGAAGGGCCGTTGCTGCTGGTCAGCCACGCCGGGGTCATCCGCTGCCTGCTCGCCCACTATCTGGCCCTGCCCCTGGGCGAACTTATGCGCATTCCGCAGCACTATGCCTGCCGCGTCTTTCTGCCGGAGTGGTAAGGCCGTCTTGCGGGCGACCGCGCGGTCGCCCGGCGTTATGTAAAGGCCTATTGCGTGATGAAGGCGTGCATGGTCACCAGGGTGTCCATGACTGCGGCGTCGAAATGGTTCAGGACGCGCTGGGGGTCGGCCCCGGCCTTGATGGCCATTTCCAGATCCAGGGCCGCCGCCGCCAGGGCCTTGGCCCCCAGGTTGGCCGCCGCGCCCTTGGTGCTGTGCACCAGCATGCGGGCTTCCTCGGTCTGGCCGTTCTTCAGGGCCGCCGCCACCTTGGCCGGGGTGTCTTTTTCGTTTTCAATAAATTTGCCCAACAGGCGCGTGTACAGCTCGCGCTTGTTAAGCACGCGGGCCACACCGTCCTTCCAATCCAGCACTTCCTCGCTCATGATTCCCTTCCTGTCTCCATAAGGCGCAACGACAGACGCCGTCGCGCCGATACTGCCAGCAAGACCGGCGGCTGACAAGCCGCGGTTGCGGCATTCCTCGCCCTGGCCGCCTTCCCTGAAAAAAATGAAATAATTTACGTTATGCCGTTAAAAGTGACGGTATAATATCTTTGTCGATTTTAAGCGTAAAATTGATAGTCAGCCCTAATGATTGCAGTTACAAATCCGATAAAAAACCAAGCAATTGTTCGCAACGGGCCGAGGCTTCGGCAACGCGACAAGGCCCCCCCCACATGCGAACCTCGCCCTTCGGCATGCCGAAGCGGCTTCGGACCCTTTGTGGCCCCTTTGCGGGCGCATGTCAAAGGGACAAAGCGGTTTTGGGGAACAGAACTTTTTGGGGTATAACAGCGTAGTAACCGGGGGAGGAAAGATGCGGTTAACAACAAAACTGGTGCTGTCTTTTGCTGGGATTATCGCTCTGCTGCTGCTCATGTCCGGCGTTTCCTTCAAAAGCGTTTCCGGCATGAACGCCAGCGTGACTTCAGTGGATACGGACATCATGCCTTCTGTAGTGGCAGTGCAGGGCATGCAGGTGAACTTCTGGTCCATCCGGTCAAACCTTTCCGCCATGCTGCTGGCGCGGGACGTGAGCCGGGTGGGCGAATACGAGAAGCGCATGACGGACATCCTGGCCCAGATCAAAAAGGGGGGTGAATCCTTCCTGGATACCCTGGACGCCTTCCCCCCGCAGGAAGCGGCCAATGCCAAAGCCCTGCTGGACAAAATCAACGCCACGTCCGACAAAATGGGCGTTGCGCGCAAAAAGCTGACCGACGTGGCCAGAAGCGGAGATTTTGACGGCGCTTACAGAATGTTTGCCGACCAGTACCGCCCCCTCTTCAATGAAATGATCCCGGTGTATGCTGAAATAGTGGCCCAGACCACGGGCAGCACCAAAAAACTGGTGGAAAGGGCCGTCAGCGCGGGCAACAGCGCCAAGATCACGGCCGTGGTTCTGTCTCTGGCGGCCATCGCCATCAGCATTGTGATCACCTGGCTGTTGACCAGAAGCGTGGGCGCGCAGCTGGGCAAAGACCCCGGCGAGCTCCAGCAGATCGCCCAGCGCGTGGTGCAGGGCGACTATAACGTGGACGACGGCAGCGCCAAACGCGGCGTGTACGCCGCCATTGTAGAGATGGTCCACGCCCTGAAGGAGCATATTGAGCAGGCCCGGCTGGAATCGGAAAAGGCCCGGGAGCAGTCCGAAAAAGCCACGGAGGCCATGCGCCGGGCCGAGGCCGCCGGGGCCGATGCCCAGGCCAAGACCGAAGCCATGCTCCACGCCGCCACGCAGCTGGAACAGGTGGCCCAGGTGGTGAGCTCCGCCTCCACCCAGCTTTCCGCCCAGATTGAGCAATCCGACCGCAGTGCGCACGAAACTTCCCAGCGTCTGGGCGAAGCCGCCACGGCCATGAACGAAATGAACGCCACCGTGCAGGAAGTGGCCAAAAATGCGGGCGCGGCCTCCAGCGCCTCGGCCGAAACCAAGGCCAAGGCCGAAGCGGGCGCGTCCATTGTCCAGAATTCGCTGGAAAGCATCAATGCCGTGCACCAGGTTTCCCTGGAGCTCAAGGACGACATGACGGAACTCAACGAGCACGCCCAGGCCATCAACCGCATCATGGGCGTCATCTCGGACATTGCGGACCAGACCAACCTGCTGGCCCTGAACGCCGCCATTGAGGCCGCCCGCGCAGGCGAGGCCGGACGCGGCTTTGCCGTGGTGGCCGACGAAGTGCGCAAGCTGGCCGAAAAAACCATGGCCTCCACCAACGACGTGGGCAGCGCCATCAAATCCATCCAGGAAAGCACGGCCAAGAGCCTGGACAGCATGGACAAAGCCGTGGAGCAGGTTAACCGCGCTACGGACTACGCCAACCAGTCCGGCACGGCCCTGCAGGAAATTGTCACCACTGTGGAATCCACGGCGGATCAGGTCAACGCCATCGCCACGGCCAGTGAGGAACAGTCCGCCGCCAGCGAGGAAATCAACCACACCATCACCCAGGTCAACGACATGTCCCAGCAGACCGCCGAAGCCATGAGCGAAGCCGCCAAGGCCGTGAGCGATCTGGCCGCCCAGGCCCAGCGCCTGACGGAGCTCATTGCCGGCATGCGCCAGGGCTAGGCATTTCAACTTTGAAATGCCCTGGCGGCTGCGTGGGCAGACGCCCGCTGTGGAGGCGTAAACGCAAGTTATTTGCGCTGTTAAGCGCCGAAACGAGCGTGCCGTAAACTTTTGAATGCATATTCTCAAAGGTAATCTGCTCTAGGGCCGGTGGGTTGCGGTTCAGAACCATGTTGCCATTGTGAAGTAAAACTTATAACAACTTGAGGGCGCGGGGCGGCCTTGCCCCGCGCCTGTACAGAATCCGGCGCTTCGGCGTCGTTGCCGGCTTCATGCCGGGCCATGCACCGCCCTTCGCGGGCGGGGTGCCGCAGTCCCGCGGGCATGGCTTTCCCCCTGGGCTTTTGCTCTGCCCGGCCCTGGCCGCACCTCGGCCTGATCGCCGCCCCCCCTGGCCGCACGCCGCGGCCGTTTTGCGGCGCAAACGACGCCAGGCGGACAAAATGTCCTGATATCCCAGTGCGGAACGCGCGGCTGCCGCCGCTCCCCCCAACCCCCCGCACGCCAAGGACTGCCTCCATGTTGCGAAACTTCACCATCTCCTGTCGCATCGCCTGCCTTGTGGGCATGACCTTCCTCTTCCTTCTCGGTATGGCCGGGCTTTCCTACCAGATGACCCAGGCCGTCATCGGGGAAGGCACGAGCCTGGGGCGCGAGCAGCTGCTGCACGCGCAGCGCGCCCGCATCAAGGATGTGACCCACTCCGCGGCCCTGGGGCTGGCCTCCCTGACGCAGGGCCTGCCGGAAGCGGCCCAGCTGCGCGTCATCGCCGACTTTGTGGAAAAATCCCGCTTTGAAGACGACGGCTCCG
Coding sequences:
- the trsS gene encoding radical SAM (seleno)protein TrsS, which gives rise to MILRRTQSLCPVCLRRLDAAYVRPEAAPEAVLLEKTCPEHGLFRVPVWRDGGPRRQGAAGSALPVFETWTRPKSPSYPRAPRTPTVYGCPFDCGLCPEHAQHTCTGLLEVTLRCNLACPVCYADGGTATAPPDPDLACLAAQLDVLARASGPCNVQLSGGEPTVREDLPAIVALARARGFGLVQLNTNGLRLAEPGYAQRLQEAGLDSVYLQWDGVSEATFRTLRGRDCLEFKRAAVRACGAAGLGVVLVATVVRGVNDAELGDLLRLALALGPTVRGLHVQPAAFFGRYPWSLGAAPRCTLPEVMAALAAQAPELVNAAQFHPPGCENELCSCSAVYRRSADPDGRPGLQWLGQGGSCCTPAAAGASSAESAPAVSPKALPFVPPSAEEGARKAKQFVALHWKGAGAPAAAVAGQPAAAAPQIPAPHNPDAGRAALAQDSFSRFLAQAGVEQRFTLSSMAFQDALSLDVARVRGCCIHVLRPDGRMIPFCLHNLTAADGTRLYKVGP
- a CDS encoding DVU_1553 family AMP-dependent CoA ligase; translation: MSNGPAPSLTPGGLPATACPLDAWLAAACGARSLAELPRALRAAQDSALRRQLAQARRSAFYGPRLAGLDPDALTADDLPRLPFTTPADLRRWEDFLCVSLGAVQRMVTLRTSGTTGAPKRLAFTRGDLDRTREFFAVGMRQLIRSGERLAVLLPGADRPDGVADVMRQALAPAVDVRTPPADLLAGASGPWAAAEGLARWLGAQRAHALIAMPGQLAALLHRFSQGGPPGLRGVLSSAEPLDPVLRHLLRTVWQCEVLDHYGLTETAYGGAVECPAHNGCHLRSLDLLVEIVDPCGTDVLPLGEEGEIVLTTLQREAMPLIRYRTGDLACLLPGPCACGSPLPRLGHVRGRLERRQGRVCVVRPQKGAGGE
- a CDS encoding glycerate kinase yields the protein MKIVIAPDSYKESLSAQQAAEAVAEGFRQVLPLARYVLLPMADGGEGTVDALIAATGGRKIPVAVTGPLGEEVEAFFGLSGDGQTAVVEMAAASGLALVPPAQRNPLRTTTYGTGQLIAAALESGARRLILGIGGSATTDGGAGMLQALGVRLLDAAGKDIAGTGAGLALLDRLDASGLDPRLARATLDVACDVDNPLCGPRGAAAVFGPQKGADQEMVARLDANLERFARILRRDLGADVAQLPGAGAAGGMGAAMLGVLRARLRPGVDIVMEAVNLEEAVRDADLVVTGEGRMDGQTAFGKTPVGVARVAKRHGCPVIGIAGCLLPDVTAVYSRGIDAVFSVLCRPCGLEDALREGAANLRFAARNIAALFALRG
- a CDS encoding DVU_1551 family NTP transferase, which codes for MKETELAARGLILAAGEASRMGRVKALLPLPLAGEAGREGGAASPLALLAATFRQAGVADVTVVTGRHAASVEPAARTLGLAVARNPAPEQGMFSSVQTGLRALLAAGGAGPVLVIPVDVPLVRPLTLRALLTAAAQSPEAVHLPTFAGKEGHPPCIPAAALPALAAYAGPDGLRGALAALPCRRVPVPDAAMLEDMDTPQDYARLRALAPLRAALSPEETWELLRLRAVPEKGLRHARAVGQVACALAEALLAARRAAPTAGAALRPDLALAGGLAHDIAKGQARHEAAGAALLESLDLPDLAALVRDHRDLSLPDAQPVTERELVYLADKYCWGGQFVPVAQRFGQKLEAFAGDAAACAAIRGRLGRAQALEARLARELGRAPAAIAQETLARLGKAMPGCGGAAGPATEGSGRAEASAQAFGAARDKTAGENRA
- a CDS encoding histidine phosphatase family protein translates to MSASGAGGVWLARHGALPPNPERRMVGARDIPLSPLGRAQAAALGRELPPALARSLRAVICSDLRRCRESAALLMAAAVWPAGPPPLHPEPDLREICLGAWEGLTQAEIAARFPGAWEARGARMAGYAPPDGESFAQVQARALRALRRWRKRCPEGPLLLVSHAGVIRCLLAHYLALPLGELMRIPQHYACRVFLPEW
- a CDS encoding Hpt domain-containing protein, producing MSEEVLDWKDGVARVLNKRELYTRLLGKFIENEKDTPAKVAAALKNGQTEEARMLVHSTKGAAANLGAKALAAAALDLEMAIKAGADPQRVLNHFDAAVMDTLVTMHAFITQ
- a CDS encoding methyl-accepting chemotaxis protein; the encoded protein is MRLTTKLVLSFAGIIALLLLMSGVSFKSVSGMNASVTSVDTDIMPSVVAVQGMQVNFWSIRSNLSAMLLARDVSRVGEYEKRMTDILAQIKKGGESFLDTLDAFPPQEAANAKALLDKINATSDKMGVARKKLTDVARSGDFDGAYRMFADQYRPLFNEMIPVYAEIVAQTTGSTKKLVERAVSAGNSAKITAVVLSLAAIAISIVITWLLTRSVGAQLGKDPGELQQIAQRVVQGDYNVDDGSAKRGVYAAIVEMVHALKEHIEQARLESEKAREQSEKATEAMRRAEAAGADAQAKTEAMLHAATQLEQVAQVVSSASTQLSAQIEQSDRSAHETSQRLGEAATAMNEMNATVQEVAKNAGAASSASAETKAKAEAGASIVQNSLESINAVHQVSLELKDDMTELNEHAQAINRIMGVISDIADQTNLLALNAAIEAARAGEAGRGFAVVADEVRKLAEKTMASTNDVGSAIKSIQESTAKSLDSMDKAVEQVNRATDYANQSGTALQEIVTTVESTADQVNAIATASEEQSAASEEINHTITQVNDMSQQTAEAMSEAAKAVSDLAAQAQRLTELIAGMRQG